One window of Papilio machaon chromosome 18, ilPapMach1.1, whole genome shotgun sequence genomic DNA carries:
- the LOC106709796 gene encoding palmitoyltransferase ZDHHC15B isoform X4: MASSVHNNRLSSPRSFGCCRTCNMWCWRAFKWLPVILVVSIITWSYYAYVIQLCIFTIESTVQKTIYLLVYHILLIMFCWSYWRTIFADIKQIPEKYKLPGEELDKLLSAESEDAQRTILDNFAKDLPVVTRTMSGSVRYCNRCVLVKPDRAHHCSICSRCVLKMDHHCPWVNNCVCFHNYKFFMLFLGYALIYCLFIMSTCLPYFIKFWKGDFGTSASSGRYHVVFAFFVALMFATTLGSLFGYHCYLVAHNRTTLEAFRAPMFRGGADKNGFSIGAFNNFKEVFGNSPNLWMLPVFTSYGDGIVYPLPQPDEDTESLLSSERWDRWGERARPFDERESSSYDEL; this comes from the exons ATGGCTTCATCCGTTCATAATAACAGGTTGTCATCCCCAAGATCTTTTGGATGTTGCAGGACTTGCAACATGTGGTGTTGGAGAGCTTTTAAGTGGCTCCCTGTAATTTTGGTTGTGTCGATCATAACTTGGTCTTACTATGCCTACGTTATCCAATTGTGCATTT ttacAATTGAAAGTACTGTCCAAAAAACTATATATCTCCTAGTTTATCACATTCTTCTGATAATGTTTTGCTGGTCGTATTGGCGGACGATTTTTGCGGATATAAAGCAGATTCCCGAAAAA taCAAACTACCTGGTGAAGAATTGGACAAATTGCTTAGTGCTGAATCAGAAGATGCTCAAAGGACAATCTTGGATAATTTTGCCAAAGATCTACCTGTAGTTACAAG AACAATGTCAGGCTCGGTACGTTATTGCAACCGTTGCGTGCTGGTGAAGCCGGACCGCGCGCACCACTGCAGCATCTGCTCTCGCTGCGTCCTCAAGATGGACCACCACTGCCCGTGGGTCAACAACTGTGTCTGCTTCCACAATTACAAGTTCTTCATGCTCTTCCTCGGTTATGCTCTCATCTACTGTCTATTCATCATGTCAACGTGCCTGCCTTACTTCATTAAGTTCTGGAAG GGCGACTTCGGTACATCGGCTAGCTCTGGTCGATACCACGTGGTGTTCGCGTTCTTCGTGGCTCTCATGTTCGCGACCACGCTCGGATCGCTCTTCGGATACCACTGCTATTTAGTAGCACATAATAGGACCACGTTAG AAGCGTTCCGAGCTCCAATGTTCAGAGGTGGCGCTGACAAGAATGGTTTCTCCATTGGTGCTTTCAACAATTTCAAAGAGGTATTCGGGAATAGCCCGAATCTCTGGATGTTGCCCGTCTTCACGAG CTATGGAGACGGGATCGTATATCCCCTGCCTCAACCGGATGAAGACACGGAATCCCTCCTGAGCTCAGAGAGATGGGACCGCTGGGGAGAGCGCGCTCGGCCCTTCGATGAACGCGAAAGTTCATCCTACGACGAACTGTGA
- the LOC106709777 gene encoding dynein light chain Tctex-type: protein MEVKECSDLTEENQFIVDDVSKIIKEAIENSIGGTAYQHNKVNQWTSAVVESCLSQLTKLQKPYKYIVTCTIMQKNGAGLHTASSCFWDNNTDGSCTVRWENKTMYCIVSVFGLGI from the exons atgGAAGTTAAAGAATGTAGCGATTTGACAGAAGAG AATCAATTCATCGTTGACGATgtgagtaaaattataaaagaagcCATCGAAAATTCCATCGGAGGCACAGCGTATCaacataataaagttaacCAGTGGACATCGGCAGTGGTGGAGTCTTGCTTGAGCCAGCTAACAAAGTTACAAAAaccttataaatatatag TCACCTGTACAATTATGCAGAAGAATGGTGCTGGACTTCACACAGCCTCTTCATGCTTTTGGGACAACAATACTGATGGATCTTGCACTGTGCGTTGGGAAAACAAGACTATGTACTGCATTGTCTCTGTCTTTGGTCTCGGCATATAA
- the LOC106709796 gene encoding palmitoyltransferase ZDHHC15B isoform X1, translating to MASSVHNNRLSSPRSFGCCRTCNMWCWRAFKWLPVILVVSIITWSYYAYVIQLCIFTIESTVQKTIYLLVYHILLIMFCWSYWRTIFADIKQIPEKYKLPGEELDKLLSAESEDAQRTILDNFAKDLPVVTRTMSGSVRYCNRCVLVKPDRAHHCSICSRCVLKMDHHCPWVNNCVCFHNYKFFMLFLGYALIYCLFIMSTCLPYFIKFWKGDFGTSASSGRYHVVFAFFVALMFATTLGSLFGYHCYLVAHNRTTLDVLLARLGRDRPSRKIISNIITAMIDEAFRAPMFRGGADKNGFSIGAFNNFKEVFGNSPNLWMLPVFTSNGDGCEFPVRREHQLQTFAPQDAHGYESMGTTRSSVEGDHETERWRLCPRRARTAPQIV from the exons ATGGCTTCATCCGTTCATAATAACAGGTTGTCATCCCCAAGATCTTTTGGATGTTGCAGGACTTGCAACATGTGGTGTTGGAGAGCTTTTAAGTGGCTCCCTGTAATTTTGGTTGTGTCGATCATAACTTGGTCTTACTATGCCTACGTTATCCAATTGTGCATTT ttacAATTGAAAGTACTGTCCAAAAAACTATATATCTCCTAGTTTATCACATTCTTCTGATAATGTTTTGCTGGTCGTATTGGCGGACGATTTTTGCGGATATAAAGCAGATTCCCGAAAAA taCAAACTACCTGGTGAAGAATTGGACAAATTGCTTAGTGCTGAATCAGAAGATGCTCAAAGGACAATCTTGGATAATTTTGCCAAAGATCTACCTGTAGTTACAAG AACAATGTCAGGCTCGGTACGTTATTGCAACCGTTGCGTGCTGGTGAAGCCGGACCGCGCGCACCACTGCAGCATCTGCTCTCGCTGCGTCCTCAAGATGGACCACCACTGCCCGTGGGTCAACAACTGTGTCTGCTTCCACAATTACAAGTTCTTCATGCTCTTCCTCGGTTATGCTCTCATCTACTGTCTATTCATCATGTCAACGTGCCTGCCTTACTTCATTAAGTTCTGGAAG GGCGACTTCGGTACATCGGCTAGCTCTGGTCGATACCACGTGGTGTTCGCGTTCTTCGTGGCTCTCATGTTCGCGACCACGCTCGGATCGCTCTTCGGATACCACTGCTATTTAGTAGCACATAATAGGACCACGTTAG atgTGCTATTAGCTCGGCTTGGACGAGATCGTCCATCTAGAAAGATCATAAGCAATATTATTACCGCAATGATTGATG AAGCGTTCCGAGCTCCAATGTTCAGAGGTGGCGCTGACAAGAATGGTTTCTCCATTGGTGCTTTCAACAATTTCAAAGAGGTATTCGGGAATAGCCCGAATCTCTGGATGTTGCCCGTCTTCACGAG CAACGGCGACGGGTGCGAATTCCCCGTGCGCCGCGAGCACCAGCTGCAGACGTTCGCGCCGCAAGACGCCCATGGCTACGAGTCCATGGGCACCACTCGCTCCAG cGTGGAGGGCGACCACGAGACTGAGCGGTGGAGACTTTGCCCCCGAAGGGCACGCACCGCCCCGCAAATTGTATAA
- the LOC106709796 gene encoding palmitoyltransferase ZDHHC15B isoform X2 — MASSVHNNRLSSPRSFGCCRTCNMWCWRAFKWLPVILVVSIITWSYYAYVIQLCIFTIESTVQKTIYLLVYHILLIMFCWSYWRTIFADIKQIPEKYKLPGEELDKLLSAESEDAQRTILDNFAKDLPVVTRTMSGSVRYCNRCVLVKPDRAHHCSICSRCVLKMDHHCPWVNNCVCFHNYKFFMLFLGYALIYCLFIMSTCLPYFIKFWKGDFGTSASSGRYHVVFAFFVALMFATTLGSLFGYHCYLVAHNRTTLDVLLARLGRDRPSRKIISNIITAMIDEAFRAPMFRGGADKNGFSIGAFNNFKEVFGNSPNLWMLPVFTSYGDGIVYPLPQPDEDTESLLSSERWDRWGERARPFDERESSSYDEL; from the exons ATGGCTTCATCCGTTCATAATAACAGGTTGTCATCCCCAAGATCTTTTGGATGTTGCAGGACTTGCAACATGTGGTGTTGGAGAGCTTTTAAGTGGCTCCCTGTAATTTTGGTTGTGTCGATCATAACTTGGTCTTACTATGCCTACGTTATCCAATTGTGCATTT ttacAATTGAAAGTACTGTCCAAAAAACTATATATCTCCTAGTTTATCACATTCTTCTGATAATGTTTTGCTGGTCGTATTGGCGGACGATTTTTGCGGATATAAAGCAGATTCCCGAAAAA taCAAACTACCTGGTGAAGAATTGGACAAATTGCTTAGTGCTGAATCAGAAGATGCTCAAAGGACAATCTTGGATAATTTTGCCAAAGATCTACCTGTAGTTACAAG AACAATGTCAGGCTCGGTACGTTATTGCAACCGTTGCGTGCTGGTGAAGCCGGACCGCGCGCACCACTGCAGCATCTGCTCTCGCTGCGTCCTCAAGATGGACCACCACTGCCCGTGGGTCAACAACTGTGTCTGCTTCCACAATTACAAGTTCTTCATGCTCTTCCTCGGTTATGCTCTCATCTACTGTCTATTCATCATGTCAACGTGCCTGCCTTACTTCATTAAGTTCTGGAAG GGCGACTTCGGTACATCGGCTAGCTCTGGTCGATACCACGTGGTGTTCGCGTTCTTCGTGGCTCTCATGTTCGCGACCACGCTCGGATCGCTCTTCGGATACCACTGCTATTTAGTAGCACATAATAGGACCACGTTAG atgTGCTATTAGCTCGGCTTGGACGAGATCGTCCATCTAGAAAGATCATAAGCAATATTATTACCGCAATGATTGATG AAGCGTTCCGAGCTCCAATGTTCAGAGGTGGCGCTGACAAGAATGGTTTCTCCATTGGTGCTTTCAACAATTTCAAAGAGGTATTCGGGAATAGCCCGAATCTCTGGATGTTGCCCGTCTTCACGAG CTATGGAGACGGGATCGTATATCCCCTGCCTCAACCGGATGAAGACACGGAATCCCTCCTGAGCTCAGAGAGATGGGACCGCTGGGGAGAGCGCGCTCGGCCCTTCGATGAACGCGAAAGTTCATCCTACGACGAACTGTGA
- the LOC106709796 gene encoding palmitoyltransferase ZDHHC15B isoform X3 gives MASSVHNNRLSSPRSFGCCRTCNMWCWRAFKWLPVILVVSIITWSYYAYVIQLCIFTIESTVQKTIYLLVYHILLIMFCWSYWRTIFADIKQIPEKYKLPGEELDKLLSAESEDAQRTILDNFAKDLPVVTRTMSGSVRYCNRCVLVKPDRAHHCSICSRCVLKMDHHCPWVNNCVCFHNYKFFMLFLGYALIYCLFIMSTCLPYFIKFWKGDFGTSASSGRYHVVFAFFVALMFATTLGSLFGYHCYLVAHNRTTLEAFRAPMFRGGADKNGFSIGAFNNFKEVFGNSPNLWMLPVFTSNGDGCEFPVRREHQLQTFAPQDAHGYESMGTTRSSVEGDHETERWRLCPRRARTAPQIV, from the exons ATGGCTTCATCCGTTCATAATAACAGGTTGTCATCCCCAAGATCTTTTGGATGTTGCAGGACTTGCAACATGTGGTGTTGGAGAGCTTTTAAGTGGCTCCCTGTAATTTTGGTTGTGTCGATCATAACTTGGTCTTACTATGCCTACGTTATCCAATTGTGCATTT ttacAATTGAAAGTACTGTCCAAAAAACTATATATCTCCTAGTTTATCACATTCTTCTGATAATGTTTTGCTGGTCGTATTGGCGGACGATTTTTGCGGATATAAAGCAGATTCCCGAAAAA taCAAACTACCTGGTGAAGAATTGGACAAATTGCTTAGTGCTGAATCAGAAGATGCTCAAAGGACAATCTTGGATAATTTTGCCAAAGATCTACCTGTAGTTACAAG AACAATGTCAGGCTCGGTACGTTATTGCAACCGTTGCGTGCTGGTGAAGCCGGACCGCGCGCACCACTGCAGCATCTGCTCTCGCTGCGTCCTCAAGATGGACCACCACTGCCCGTGGGTCAACAACTGTGTCTGCTTCCACAATTACAAGTTCTTCATGCTCTTCCTCGGTTATGCTCTCATCTACTGTCTATTCATCATGTCAACGTGCCTGCCTTACTTCATTAAGTTCTGGAAG GGCGACTTCGGTACATCGGCTAGCTCTGGTCGATACCACGTGGTGTTCGCGTTCTTCGTGGCTCTCATGTTCGCGACCACGCTCGGATCGCTCTTCGGATACCACTGCTATTTAGTAGCACATAATAGGACCACGTTAG AAGCGTTCCGAGCTCCAATGTTCAGAGGTGGCGCTGACAAGAATGGTTTCTCCATTGGTGCTTTCAACAATTTCAAAGAGGTATTCGGGAATAGCCCGAATCTCTGGATGTTGCCCGTCTTCACGAG CAACGGCGACGGGTGCGAATTCCCCGTGCGCCGCGAGCACCAGCTGCAGACGTTCGCGCCGCAAGACGCCCATGGCTACGAGTCCATGGGCACCACTCGCTCCAG cGTGGAGGGCGACCACGAGACTGAGCGGTGGAGACTTTGCCCCCGAAGGGCACGCACCGCCCCGCAAATTGTATAA
- the LOC106709764 gene encoding probable DNA mismatch repair protein Msh6: MSKRNSVGNTLFNYFTRTPPSTKKLKPNNESNTDSSITNLDSPKSSKVESNKRERQPTPSPDVNNTLDDSDEDIPVSSKKRKRIRLNPVDSDDSDAENKEVKTPSKSKDTLHKRLQDSFKYDPNESPKSSKDKKASVNGKSKIQAKPIEQETPAATEDGDWVHCKIDWLKPEKIRDANKRRPDHPDYDPTTLYVPPDFYNTQTPGHKQWWDMKSAHYDCVLFFKVGKFYELYHMDAAVGVNELGFSYMKGQFAHSGFPESAYGRMASTLVSKGYKVARVEQTETPEMMQERCKKLGQTSKNDKVVRREICQVSVRGAQVCGLQDPGPADATAVYLLAIAEEECNSCSTYGVCFVDTSIGQFHLGQFQDDKHSSRLLTTLAHFPPALLVYDRKHTSGRTVKLLTTHCHSARREPLTMWSPDKTLKTLSEKYYRTNADGTWPDGLKRFLHEGDALGLTPATECYLAIKALGGCVSYLSQCLLDIQILDMGQFTEYCPPDVVNMTLTPEDKAQNQWRGGNTMVLDAITLRNLRIVNDEGCLYDKLNFCSTAMGKRLLYQWVCSPSCSLEVIKQRQQAVKTLLDNQELCQDAKNILTTLPDLERLLAKVHALGNLKRSQNHPDARAIFYEERTYSKRKVLDFISVLQGFTAGLKLNELFSDTESELLKKLTQFAPNGKFPDYRDTLKFFKEAFNQQEAEKEGRILPGRGVDQEYDAALAEIQQIQDQLKQYLVEQEKYFKCRLSYVGTDKKRYQLEVPQNSAAKAGSEYHLEGARKGFKRFSTAETKNFLARMIAAEDHKSSILRDLSRRILEKFSSHYTQWEAAVNCLATLDVLMSLAEFARQQTGNICLPDVTYDSNTTPYIKIVEGRHPCIPIVNEFIPNDTSLGDGGSLLLLTGPNMGGKSTLMRQVGLLTVLAHLGSYVLAEECSLSIVDRIFTRLGAADDILSGQSTFLLEMNETAAIVKHATHHSLVLLDELGRGTSTYDGTAIACAVCAALAERGCRCVFSTHYHALVRYVAALPGLTLGHMACMVETEETDTDDIPEETITFLYKLTPGSCPKSYGFNAARLAGIPKDITQRAQRISRNLEKEATCARAFRDIFKNTDASSLRELLSSLTI, from the exons ATGTCTAAGCGTAATAGTGTAGGAAatactttgtttaattattttactagaaCACCTCCTAGCACCAAGAAGTTGAAACCAAATAATGAATCCAATACCGATTCTTCCATTACAAACTTAGACAGTCCAAAATCGTCAAAAGTTGAAA GTAATAAACGTGAAAGACAACCGACACCTTCCCCTGATGTTAACAACACTTTGGACGACAGCGACGAAGACATTCCAGTTTCctctaaaaaaagaaaaaggatACGCCTCAATCCGGTCGATTCAGATGATTCTGATGCAGAGAACAAAG AGGTTAAAACACCATCTAAATCAAAAGATACATTGCATAAAAGACTGCAAGACAGTTTTAAATATGATCCAAATGAATCACCCAAAAGTAGCAAAGATAAAAAGGCTTCTGTTAATGG CAAATCAAAGATTCAAGCAAAACCAATTGAACAGGAAACACCAGCAGCAACAGAAGATGGGGACTGGGTTCACTGTAAGATAGATTGGCTCAAACCTGAGAAGATTAGAGACGCTAATAAGAGGAGACCAGATCATCCAGATTATGATCCCACAACATTATATGTGCCGcctgatttttataatactcaAACTCca GGCCATAAACAATGGTGGGACATGAAGTCGGCTCACTATGACTGTGTGTTATTCTTCAAAGTGGGCAAATTCTATGAACTTTATCATATGGATGCAGCAGTTGGGGTCAATGAACTTGGCTTCTCATACATGAAG GGTCAATTTGCTCATTCTGGTTTCCCTGAAAGTGCGTATGGTCGTATGGCATCTACATTAGTATCGAAAGGATACAAAGTGGCGAGAGTCGAGCAAACAGAGACACCAGAGATGATGCAAGAGAGGTGCAAAAAGC ttGGTCAAACGAGTAAAAACGATAAGGTTGTTAGGCGTGAGATCTGCCAGGTGTCTGTGCGAGGCGCTCAGGTGTGCGGCTTGCAGGACCCCGGCCCTGCAGACGCCACCGCCGTCTACCTGCTGGCTATCGCTGAAGAG GAGTGCAACAGTTGCAGTACATACGGCGTGTGTTTCGTGGATACGTCAATAGGGCAATTCCACCTCGGCCAGTTTCAGGATGATAAGCACAGCTCCAGACTTCTCACCACACTCGCTCACTTTCCACCGGCACtg ttagtaTACGACCGGAAACACACGTCAGGTCGTACTGTCAAGTTACTAACAACACATTGTCATAGTGCACGTCGCGAGCCATTGACCATGTGGTCACCTGACAAAACTCTCAAAACTCTCTCGGAGAAGTACTACAGAACTAATGCAGATGGAACCTGGCCAGATGGACTGAAAAGATTCTTACATGAAG GTGATGCATTAGGTCTAACTCCAGCTACCGAATGTTATTTAGCCATAAAAGCTCTAGGCGGTTGTGTTTCATATCTAAGTCAATGCTTACTCGACATACAAATACTAGACATGGGTCAGTTCACTGAATACTGCCCACCGGATGTTGTAAATATGACCTTAACACCTGAGGATAAGGCTCAAAATCAATGGCGCGGTGGTAATACTATGGTATTAGACGCTATAACATTAAGGAATCTAAGAATTGTTAATGATGAAGGATGTTTGTatgataaattgaatttctGCTCCACTGCTATGGGTAAAAG atTGCTATACCAATGGGTGTGCTCGCCCAGCTGTAGTCTGGAGGTGATCAAACAACGACAACAAGCTGTCAAGACATTGCTCGACAACCAAGAACTATGTCAAGATGCTAAGAATATCCTCACCACATTACCTGATTTAGAAAGACTTCTGgcaaa AGTACATGCCTTAGGCAACTTAAAACGGTCACAAAATCATCCAGATGCTCGTGCTATCTTCTACGAGGAGAGAACTTACTCGAAGCGTAAAGTTCtagattttatttcagtattaCAAGGATTTACTGCCGGTTTAAAACTGAACGAATTATTTTCCGACACTGAATCGGAGCTATTGAAGAAATTAACACAATTCGCACCAAACGGAAAGTTCCCTGACTATAGAGATACGTTGAAATTTTTCAAG gaaGCATTTAACCAACAAGAAGCGGAGAAGGAAGGACGTATTTTACCAGGTCGCGGTGTCGATCAGGAATACGACGCCGCACTGGCTGAGATACAGCAAATACAAGATCAACTTAAACAATATCTTGTTGAACAAGAGAAGTACTTTAAGTGTCGA TTGAGTTACGTGGGCACGGACAAGAAACGTTACCAGTTGGAAGTGCCACAGAACAGCGCGGCCAAGGCAGGCTCTGAATATCATCTAGAGGGTGCTAGAAAAGGATTCAAGAGGTTTTCCACAGCTGAGACCAAG AACTTCCTCGCCCGTATGATAGCTGCTGAGGATCATAAGTCGAGTATACTCCGGGACTTAAGCCGGAGGATATTGGAGAAGTTCTCATCTCACTACACGCAGTGGGAGGCTGCTGTCAACTGCCTTGCGACCCTCGACGTACTAATGTCACTCGCTGAGTTTGCACGACAGCAGACGGGCAATATATGCCTTCCTGATGTCACATACGACAGTAATACTACG cCATACATAAAGATAGTGGAAGGTCGTCATCCATGCATACCTATAGTGAATGAGTTCATCCCTAACGACACATCGCTAGGGGATGGGGGTAGCCTGTTGTTACTGACGGGGCCCAACATGGGCGGCAAGTCCACACTCATGCGACAAGTTGGATTGTTGACTGTGCTGGCACATCTC GGTAGCTATGTACTAGCTGAGGAGTGCAGCCTCAGTATAGTGGACCGGATCTTCACACGACTGGGTGCTGCAGATGACATTCTGTCCGGACAGTCCACCTTCCTGCTGGAGATGAACGAGACAGCGGCTATTGTGAAACATGCTACTCATCACTCGCTAGTATTGCTCGATGAGTTGG GTCGTGGTACATCAACGTATGACGGTACAGCTATAGCGTGTGCTGTGTGCGCTGCGTTAGCGGAGCGCGGCTGTCGCTGCGTTTTTAGTACGCATTATCACGCCCTCGTGCGTTATGTCGCCGCACTGCCCGGACTTACACTAGGACATAtg GCCTGTATGGTAGAGACAGAAGAAACAGACACAGATGATATACCAGAAGAAACTATAACATTCCTGTACAAGTTGACTCCGGGCTCTTGTCCCAAGTCCTACGGTTTCAATGCAGCCAGACTAGCCGGGATACCTAAAGACATCACTCAGAGAGCTCAGCGTATATCCAGGAACTTGGAGAAGGAGGCGACATGTGCAAGAGCATTTAGAGATATATTTAAGAATACAGATGCTAGCAGTTTGAGAGAACTGTTATCCTCTTTGACTATATAA